In the genome of Tepidimicrobium xylanilyticum, the window TCTGAAATAACCATTGTGTCACTTAATAAATCAGGAAATAACTTTTGAAAATCCTCTGTTTCTAAATCATGTATAACTAATCTCATTTTCATCACCTCTTTTATACATAATAACCCCTCATTAACCACAATTTTTTAAAGCTTCCCCTTCTTCCACAATCTTGATATGATAACATCTTGCCCCATTTCCATAAGGATTTCGATAAAATATTCATTAGTTTTATCTTCAAGGATACCAGCACAAAGAAAAGCAGAAAGCCCATGGGTAAAGATATGCATTTTATTAAGAATCTGCTTTAATTCCATATCATCAAAATCTTTCAAAGTTTCCTCCATCTTCATCAATTTTATATTCCTATCTTCAAAGCTTTCAAAAAGGGATTTGTATTTGCTGTTTTCCATAAAAAGAGTCTTATAAATCATGGTATAATCCCTTGCAAAGCAAAGAAGGCCAACTCCTATATTTAAAAACTTGTTTTCCGTGTATTCCTTTTCTGTATATACTCTCAATATGTCAAATGCATTCTCCAACACCTTCTGTTTTAACTCGTCCATATTCTTAAAGTTTGCATAGATAGGTGCAGTGGAACATCCCATATGGGATGCTACATTCCTGGCAGTAACACTATCTATGCCTTTATTTTTAAATATATTGAAAGCAGCTTCAAGGATTTCTTCCCCTGTAAAAACAGTTTTTCTTGCCATACTATCCTCCTAAAAGCAGTGTTTATAAAATGAACATTTTTAAATAACATACGTTATGTAACATATGTTATTTTATCACTAGCAAAAACTTCTGTCAATAATTGTTTTATCTTTTCCAAACATTTTGAAAAATTATAAATATGTTAAATTCATCATTGTAATTTAACCATCTTTTGTTGGTCTGAGGAAATAAATACAAGGCAAAAAATTTAAAAACAGTAGACTAAATCTACTGTCTTAAATAGAAAAAATATATTGGCTTTGGCCCTTTTTATCCATATTTACTTCCTCGCACTTAACTTGGAATACTCGCTCTATTTCTTTACTACTATATACAGCCTTAGGAGAATCAAATATTACTATTTCTCCCCTATCCATTAAACAGACTTTATCTGAAATGCTAAGGGCACTGTTTAAATCGTGAATGACCATGATTACTGCCTTTCCCATTCTCTTCAACTCTTTTATAATATCCAGTATCTCCAGCTGGTGGTTTATATCCAAATAGGTGGTTGGTTCATCTAAAAATATATAATCCGTATCCTGGGCAAGGACCATTCCAATATATACTTTCTGCCGCTCTCCTCCTGATAATTCCCTAAGCTTTTTATCTTTGTATTTTTTAATTCCCAACTTCTTCATAGCCCTTTCAACCATGGCCCTGTCTTCAGCTTGAGGAATTCTAGGAAAACCTAAATAGGGAAATCGGCCGTGCATAACCAGGTTATAAACGGATATGTTAGGGGCATTCCTCATTTGGGGAAGGAAAGATACCTTTCTTGCTAACTTCTTTTCAGGAATATTATAGATACTTTCGCCATTGAGTATAATATCACCAGAGAAGGGCTTAAGTAACTTAGATGCTGTTTTTAGTAAAGTAGTCTTACCACAGCCATTCTTTCCAATTATGCTAGTAATACTTCCTTTCTCAAAGGATATGTTGATATTTTTTATTACCTCAATCCCATTATATCCAGCAGTAATATCCTTTAATTTAATCATCTATAAGCCTCCTCTTTCGCTTAAACAATAGATATATGAAGAAGGGTCCTCCCAAAAATGACATGATAATCCCAACGGAAACTTCGTAGGGAGCAAATAAGGTCCGAGCCAATATATCACAAAATAGGGTAAATAAGCTGCCTAGCAAGGCTGAAACAGGAACAAGTAGCCTATTATCATATCCTATAATAAATCTAGCTGCATGAGGAACAATTAGTCCTACAAAGCCTAGTAATCCAGCAAAGCTTATTGCACTACCTGAAAGTAAAGATGAAAGCAGGATAAATATAAAGCGATAGCTGGAAACCTTTAATCCTAAGGATTTAGCCGTTTCATCCCCTAAGGATAAAATGTTCATATCGTAGCTAAGTATAAAAGTTAATATAAAGGATATAAATATAAGCACTCCGGGTAATTTAATACCATCCATGGTAACACCAGCTAGTCCACCAATTAAAAAGCTGGTCCTACCTATGGCAGTATCTGGCCAGAGGGTTAAAATGGTATCGGTAATAGCTCCAATAAAGCTTGATACTGCTACACCAGACAGTACTATTGTAACCCTTGATGCTCCAGTTTTCTTTGCTATAGAGTAGACCAATAGTGTGGCTATAAGGGCCCCAACAAAAGCTGCTAAAGGTATTAAAGCTATATAATAAGGAAATAAGGCCATAATCAGGGTGGTAAACAAGCCTGCCCCTGAATTGACTCCTATAATACTTGGCCCTGCCAGGGCATTATTAAGAACCGTTTGTAATATTAGCCCCGATAAGGATAAAGCACAGCCAGTCAATATGGCTGCTAAGGTTCTGGGTATCCTAACATAGTGTATAATCTGAAATTCCTTTGTAATTTCATCTCCTTTGAATAGAACAGAATATACTTTCGACAATGGTATGCTGGATGATCCAATGCTTATACTCAATGCTATTAAGAATAGCAATAGAATAGCTAATAAAGCTATAACAAAAAAGTTATAGCTTTTAGTATTCTTAATTAAAAATTTCTGGGTAGATAATTTCTGCAAGGTATCTATAGCTTTCACCCCATTTTGCATTTGGTTTGTAGTGGAACAATTCCTTAGGTAGTATTATATATCTGTCATTTTTGACAGCAGTTAAGTTATTCCAAGCTGGATTTTTTTCAATTCCATTTTTTAAGGCTTCAAGGGCTTTTTCAGTGTTCCCCATAGTGGTAACAAATATATAATCTGGGTCTTCCTCGATTATCTCTTCCATACTCAATTCTTCTAGTAAAGATGGATGCTTATTAGCAATGTTTACAGTTCCTAAATCTTCTAACATCTTACAAGTCAAATTGTCATCCTTTTTAGCCTTTGCTCCACTGGAAAAGGCACGGACAAACAATACAGCGGGCTTTTCTTGGGCTTTGTCCTCCACTTTAGATAATATGTCATCTATTTCTTCCTTAACCTTCAGTCCATTTTCCTCATATAAGTCCTTCTTCTCTGTAATATCCGTACAAATATACAACATATTTAAATAATCCTCAAAATACTCTACCTTAAAATAGGCATGAGCTATGTTGGCATCATTGAGTATTTCAGACATCTTTAATTGATTTTCTATATCTGGGGATAGTATTACAAAATCTGGGGATAAGGACAATATTTCCTCTACACTGGGGTCCTTTACAGTACCTACAATACTAATTTCATCCGATACCTCAAATCGATTTTCTTTAACCACATCATCAGTTGCTCCTATTATTTCCCCTCCAGCCAACATCCATGTCTCTGCATAAGAACCTACTAAAGATACAACCCTTTCCGGTTTCTTTTCTAATATAACTAAATTGTCAAGGGAATCTATAAAGGTATAATATGCTTCTTGATTTTTACTATCTATATTGGCACTTTTGTTACTACATCCAGTTAATGCAAGAATTAACAATGCTAATAATATTAGAGCTTTTCTTATCAATTTCATACCTCCTAATTGTGGTCCATATTATTTACAGCACGTTAATCATTCTACATTGTATGGTATCATTTTATAAATCTAATTTAAAATATAATAATATAATCACAATTATAGGTTTTACCTATATAAGTAAAAAAGACTTCCATAGGAAGCCTTCATTTTATTAATCTACTTTCCGAGTCAGTTTTTATACGAGTGGATTTATTTTTATAATCCCTTATAATTTCTATTAAACTTTCCATTCCCTTAGTTAACACCTTGTCCTTATGATACACTATGCTGAAATATCTATCCCAAGCTCCCTCTGCACATTCGATAATATGAATTTGGGAGTTCTTTACTTCCTCCTCTACTAAACAGATGGAGATTACTGCTAAATAGTTATTGTTTATTACTTCTTTTTTTATAGCCTCTGGGCTATTGCCCTCAAAGGCAATTTTTATATCTAACCCATTTTCAGCCATATATCTTTCAAATAACTCTCTT includes:
- a CDS encoding ABC transporter ATP-binding protein, which gives rise to MIKLKDITAGYNGIEVIKNINISFEKGSITSIIGKNGCGKTTLLKTASKLLKPFSGDIILNGESIYNIPEKKLARKVSFLPQMRNAPNISVYNLVMHGRFPYLGFPRIPQAEDRAMVERAMKKLGIKKYKDKKLRELSGGERQKVYIGMVLAQDTDYIFLDEPTTYLDINHQLEILDIIKELKRMGKAVIMVIHDLNSALSISDKVCLMDRGEIVIFDSPKAVYSSKEIERVFQVKCEEVNMDKKGQSQYIFSI
- a CDS encoding FecCD family ABC transporter permease; this encodes MKAIDTLQKLSTQKFLIKNTKSYNFFVIALLAILLLFLIALSISIGSSSIPLSKVYSVLFKGDEITKEFQIIHYVRIPRTLAAILTGCALSLSGLILQTVLNNALAGPSIIGVNSGAGLFTTLIMALFPYYIALIPLAAFVGALIATLLVYSIAKKTGASRVTIVLSGVAVSSFIGAITDTILTLWPDTAIGRTSFLIGGLAGVTMDGIKLPGVLIFISFILTFILSYDMNILSLGDETAKSLGLKVSSYRFIFILLSSLLSGSAISFAGLLGFVGLIVPHAARFIIGYDNRLLVPVSALLGSLFTLFCDILARTLFAPYEVSVGIIMSFLGGPFFIYLLFKRKRRLIDD
- a CDS encoding TetR/AcrR family transcriptional regulator, whose product is MARKTVFTGEEILEAAFNIFKNKGIDSVTARNVASHMGCSTAPIYANFKNMDELKQKVLENAFDILRVYTEKEYTENKFLNIGVGLLCFARDYTMIYKTLFMENSKYKSLFESFEDRNIKLMKMEETLKDFDDMELKQILNKMHIFTHGLSAFLCAGILEDKTNEYFIEILMEMGQDVIISRLWKKGKL
- a CDS encoding ABC transporter substrate-binding protein; protein product: MIRKALILLALLILALTGCSNKSANIDSKNQEAYYTFIDSLDNLVILEKKPERVVSLVGSYAETWMLAGGEIIGATDDVVKENRFEVSDEISIVGTVKDPSVEEILSLSPDFVILSPDIENQLKMSEILNDANIAHAYFKVEYFEDYLNMLYICTDITEKKDLYEENGLKVKEEIDDILSKVEDKAQEKPAVLFVRAFSSGAKAKKDDNLTCKMLEDLGTVNIANKHPSLLEELSMEEIIEEDPDYIFVTTMGNTEKALEALKNGIEKNPAWNNLTAVKNDRYIILPKELFHYKPNAKWGESYRYLAEIIYPEIFN